The following are encoded together in the Plasmodium malariae genome assembly, chromosome: 1 genome:
- the PmUG01_01017000 gene encoding inositol-phosphate phosphatase, putative, with translation MNAYNTEGRYLLIIYEKVFKIIYIKHLKDNKNENVKVPSLFVFRESGKCSEKLINKDKIRKKSKKFGSTINELIIDNIIGTIEIKNELFLFVVEKWRLLCKFFYLNKYRSIYKIEKVHYIPYNINITSMNTTVNNSLNIDDNSTNFFINNLKNNEDINKNFEIINNNNMKFIYKSDDVLQIQEGDGNDDDDDEIRVSKIENNTHNNNSKKMCCDMYSSYNELDKPYKIDEDDFYNKHFSTKFSKRENDNSTNRKNKGLNHFNISGDVIELSTYNRNSNNYSNKYNNKYNNKYNNKYSNNYTNQKEEKNNKKILNFNTAKKWLTNQFTHKNILNIISDITNYDNKYDNENGRTTTKIHNDNNFHINNSKTTYNSKQRKDQEQNTNSSTLDDNELIANILNDKDDCEMSYNNNTSGCNKTGYNEGSNKNRSNYKGSSIDTNSIGSAFDSIPRGCSGQTKVSNNIGNDKSRNNNENNNGNNSGSNNGISNRNNNYDGSTKINGGRNEQQMVESAMYGKCMNKLGESKQPEQSAKINVNLIDKLFFNKENRIEVIPNDKHEQEKKEEELNNICYDNKMEQYQKGKGTNNKYIQGDNSNLNKGTTDQLKNCYNEKGDAYVNVSNDNSYYKNILLNYNEEMKMVITPNRDNCNSKISHENLPVSINGGAAKGCTVSAWNSHSNRNGNSNGNCDVIGAANGNGCEDANCNSSSNNIKDLITNSYFNVKSNVKIYDKTEQNEKRNSYPVSFKSGNDDNVKADGKKMNLKMDIHKILKMIQKILSVHMYYSYDYDLTQGIQKKCRKNIDEVEGEPLYSSSSSTTLNKKKSFLKVSERNFMWNYQMIKKIKNKCKIDDNWFCSIIQGYIAYTSIEINKKCLELLLISRRSSVLGGTRFNKRGINDDGYVANYVETEQIIRINNRNMTLMNRFDNANMTVSNVKEEIDKFNTRNNNVPNSNYEKNQVFYCDATPLPSIQIDKGEIKLENSSDQTNLCYEMDVYNIKSSGTGSDNGRGSAINSDRNFENRIISLVQIRGSIPLFWKQHSMSSHVNIERSSLLSIKAFKEHNKKLISNYGNNIYYINLLSQNKGNEKKLTKKMIEMINYIKKDKHYKEKDFINYIEYDFHISVKNKSFEDAMNDFINKVLLNEIKNVSFFMESCKNTNNNKKNNSNYNNVSSTGNGYSDDSCVYQNGVFRTNCLDCLDRTNVFQYYYTLFFIFYVLHVSKNDMFLKAVKKSQLCFYKNVNSMFSNRSVTIVSTLQMENYLLELSDRYPVNKNCEYAKISSTTNVGNIGNDRNISRINNNVSNIRNNSGNNYISSNNNASRNNTRSNNNCNNMSGGGSNVLEDFYYVNSKTKTNERKKEDHSDIPNILEEQDRKHRIRYNYEKEDEEKKKFRNEQLDEYIYILKHLFKKMWVENGDIISTHYTGTGSVFSSQINVGRSSLSTNIDHAIKSIERFYQNNFEDNFRQECIDIILCTGKYSKNKRRHFIGADLNYFLNYSNFITKDSFLNLRNKNVDSPMNYVQSSGNMDIGKQQRKDGKEYSNYKQEETLGKNIKMEKLLKNGNRLLEYSTNSNDSNSNDFADSSSGMNEHTQREGSNRNIEKNRGEKKRTKEKHLSKVKKTDKDKIPSEEDEADEYDKEEEEEYDENEEQEEEEEEGEKDKGNDRGKHKDKHNSRDMHKDKEKLKEGEKTAYSDNEIKCVKKQMNRDKTVCSNKNVSDHIIGRTSNNDNIVNNTVESSSSSLDNVQKKKKKKKKKKNINKKGKDKKNKGDLVYMKSLYKKKSYIYSIRNRNKYTDYLSHDLINHYYMDYEDSKVIQNYKKKRMTNTDYEEKIVKLWVGTWNLCGSDLYELNDISSWLNEINEYIDMYVFCFQEVVELTGFRILMNMKDKFKEKKIEQKIIQSLAEISQKQKEMYIKSKGRSNIFFRKNNEDNGAHNYVDNNASLKSKNIGGVTNTCFSSARINMHKNEEVNERMNKDDYYEKYLKCFNESYMSENVAHSVRCEKEKEIVKERRRSTDNSVSLDISKNCFLNNYFNNLNEGNNSFYDIQNNERKSFNLNILSNNNLSNQKKDNDNNDLLFLNEKSEQHNIEMENNFYCNNTYEHIGEGNNNNSMLKVLKDKENNFFSDHHIKSNDTNISSNINEIFENNNSSNSNKKVSDSLKNKNIYSSHGNIRNWNDSANVNISDSQNVHNIVNNEAEKHKGGDLYCSEKVSSNNNGANNIGNKDVSRSLGNFNVTSVQNVFDEDGVGMRKRSTKNLIHLNNDDDVFHNNRSFNKDIKRGCSMNENALGSHSQEEGKSTHKRIYDSNKNNFFFDDEKRHLKDKDVFLKNASNKYFLNFKKFKYVKLKSVSMIGLFIIIFIDEGMVDHIREIEVCKVKVGLKGNTGNKGSVSIKFRLGFNSFCFNNIHLASGQTNIFERNSQMQSILNNSFQNQELNNLFNFDYFFACGDFNFRINKTHEEVFKSIANKNAHQLLNYDQFIYNKLYNILPFCLFYEHPIMFNPTYKYKKNSNLYDVRRTPAWCDRVLVSGKLIHLSELEKKRKEFIAQEIKEQADDVKNADRNSSSNNNNSNSNSNSSNNNNNNNNNNNSNSNKNSRKYERIRKNIDNEEMHDFYHNEKIYFKYLNYKTHNNFFSSDHKPVSAIIELKVFFDKKDIEYKLINSYSMRTNDEFNNIAKNSSNTSNSSNNKNNNLLDYFLPNNYGISKYTAYPISQILNYSNNYNGKLKNNMNEYSFYEDSIKNIDKIDDYSYSK, from the exons ATGAATGCATACAACACAGAAGGGagatatttattaataatttatgaaaaagtattcaaaataatatatataaagcatTTAAAAGATAACAAAAATGAGAACGTTAAGGTACCTTCACTGTTTGTTTTTCGGGAGAGTGGAAAATGTTCAGAGAAGTTgataaataaagataaaattcgaaagaaaagtaaaaagttTGGTAGTACAATAAATGAACTAATTATTGATAACATTATTGGTACgattgaaattaaaaatgaactgTTCTTATTTGTTGTAGAGAAATGGAgattattatgtaaattcttttatttaaataagtatagaagtatatataaaattgagAAAGTACATTACATaccatataatattaatatcacCTCGATGAACACTACAGTAAACAATTCATTAAACATTGATGACAATtcaacaaatttttttattaataatttaaaaaataatgaagatataaataaaaattttgaaattattaataacaataatatgaagtttatatataagagTGATGATGTTTTGCAAATACAGGAGGGGGATGGgaatgatgatgatgacgATGAAATTAGGGTTagcaaaattgaaaataatacaCATAACAATAATTCCAAGAAGATGTGTTGTGATATGTATAGCTCGTACAATGAATTGGATAAACCCTACAAAATAGATGAGGACGATTTTTAcaataaacatttttctaCCAAATTTAGCAAAAGAGAAAATGATAATAGTactaatagaaaaaataaaggtttAAACCATTTCAACATAAGTGGTGATGTAATAGAGCTTAGCACGTATAATAGgaatagtaataattatagtaataagTACAATAATAAGTACAATAATAAGTACAATAATAAGTACAGTAATAATTACACTAATcaaaaagaggaaaagaataataagaaaattctaaattttaatacaGCCAAAAAATGGCTAACAAATCAATTTAcccataaaaatatattaaacataatttCAGACATAACGAATTATGATAACAAATATGATAATGAGAATGGAAGAACTACTACTAAAATACacaatgataataatttccatattaataatagcaaAACAACTTATAATAGTAAGCAAAGGAAAGATCAAGAACAAAATACGAACTCGTCAACTTTGGACGATAATGAACTAATAGCTAATATTCTTAATGATAAGGATGATTGTGAAATGAGTTATAATAACAATACCAGTGGGTGTAATAAAACTGGTTATAATGAAGGAagcaataaaaatagaagcAACTACAAGGGAAGTAGTATCGACACGAATAGCATTGGAAGTGCCTTCGACAGCATCCCTAGGGGCTGCAGTGGCCAGACGAAAGTCAGCAATAATATTGGCAATGATAAAAGTaggaataataatgaaaataacaaTGGAAATAACAGTGGCAGTAACAATGGGATTagtaatagaaataataattatgatggtagcacaaaaataaatggCGGGAGGAACGAGCAGCAGATGGTAGAGAGTGCAATGTATGGGAAGTGCATGAACAAGTTAGGAGAAAGTAAACAACCCGAGCAGTcagcaaaaataaatgttaatttaattgataaattattttttaataaggaGAACAGGATTGAAGTTATACCAAATGACAAACATGAACAAGAGAAGAAGGAGGAGGAACTGAATAACATAtgttatgataataaaatggaGCAGTACCAAAAGGGGAAGGGCACAAATAACAAGTACATTCAAGGGGATAAcagtaatttaaataaaggtACCACTGATCAACTTAAAAATTGTTACAATGAAAAAGGAGATGCTTATGTGAATGTAAGTAATGATAATAGTTACTACAAGAATATACtgttaaattataatgaagaaatgaaaatGGTAATTACACCGAACAGAGATAATTGTAATAGTAAAATTTCTCATGAAAATTTGCCGGTGAGTATTAATGGGGGTGCTGCAAAGGGATGTACTGTCAGTGCATGGAATAGCCATTCCAATAGAAATGGTAATAGTAACGGTAACTGCGATGTGATTGGAGCTGCGAATGGTAATGGGTGTGAAGATGCCAACTGCAACAGCAGCAGTAATAACATAAAGGATCTTATTACCAATTCTTACTTCAATGTAAAAAGCAATGTGAAGATTTATGATAAAACAGAACAAAACGAAAAGAGAAATTCATATCCCGTTTCTTTTAAAAGTGGAAATGATGATAATGTTAAAGCtgatggaaaaaaaatgaacttgAAAATGgacatacataaaatattaaaaatgattcaGAAAATATTATCAGTTCATATGTATTACTCGTATGACTATGATTTAACACAGGGGATTCAAAAAAAGTGTAGAAAGAATATTGATGAAGTAGAAGGAGAGCCACTATATTCATCATCATCTTCCACTacgttaaataaaaagaaatcatttttaaaagttagTGAAAGAAATTTTATGTGGAATTATcagatgataaaaaaaattaagaataagTGTAAAATTGATGATAACTGGTTTTGTTCAATAATACAAGGATATATAGCTTATACATctatagaaataaataaaaaatgtttagaATTACTTCTAATAAGTCGACGTTCCTCTGTATTGGGTGGGACTAGGTTTAATAAAAGGGGTATAAATGATGATGGTTACGTAGCTAACTATGTAGAGACTGAGCaaattataagaattaataatagaaatatgaCGTTAATGAATAGATTTGATAATGCAAATATGACTGTTTCGAATGTGAAGGAAGAAATAGACAAATTCAACacaagaaataataatgtacCTAATTCAAATTATGAAAAGAATCAGGTGTTCTACTGTGATGCAACTCCTCTGCCGAGTATTCAAATTGATAAGGGAGAAATTAAATTGGAAAATTCAAGCGATCAAACAAATTTATGTTACGAGATGGatgtatataacataaaaagtaGTGGCACAGGTAGCGACAATGGTAGAGGTAGTGCTATAAATAGCGACAGAAATTTCGAGAACAGGATTATTTCCCTAGTTCAGATAAGGGGGTCCATCCCCCTTTTTTGGAAGCAACATTCGATGTCTTCTCATGTTAATATAGAGAGGTCTTCCTTGTTAAGTATTAAAGCGTTCAAAGAACATAACAAGAAATTAATTAGTAACTatggtaataatatatattatataaatttgctTAGTCAAAATAAAGGGAATGAGAAAAAGTTGACTAAAAAAATGATtgaaatgataaattatataaaaaaggataagCATTATAAGGAGAAggattttattaattatatagaatatgATTTTCACATTTctgtgaaaaataaaagttttgAAGATGCTATGAatgattttattaataaagtaTTACTTAATGAGATTAAAAatgtttccttttttatggAATCGTGTAAGAATacgaataataataagaagaataatagtaattataataatgttagcAGTACAGGAAATGGATATTCAGACGATTCTTGTGTTTATCAGAATGGCGTTTTTAGGACTAATTGCCTTGATTGTTTAGATAGAACGAATGTATTTCAGTATTATtacacattattttttattttctacgTTTTGCACGTGTCAAAAAATGATATGTTTCTTAAGGCAGTGAAGAAATCgcaattatgtttttataaaaatgtaaatagtATGTTCAGTAATAGGAGTGTTACTATTGTGAGTACTTTACAAAtggaaaattatttactcGAGTTGTCGGACAGATATCcggtaaataaaaattgcgAGTACGCTAAGATTAGTAGTACTACGAATGTTGGAAATATTGGCAATGACAGAAATATTAGTAGGATTAATAACAATGTTagtaatataagaaataatagtggtaataattacataagtagtaataataatgctaGCAGGAACAATACTAGAAGTAACAACAACTGTAATAACATGTCAGGCGGAGGGTCCAATGTACTCGAggatttttattatgttaataGTAAGACGAAGACGAACGAGAGGAAGAAAGAAGACCATAGTGATATTCCTAATATATTAGAAGAACAAGATAGGAAACATAGAATAagatataattatgaaaaagaagatgaagaaaaaaaaaaatttagaaatgaACAACTGGAtgaatatatctatatattaaaacatctatttaaaaaaatgtgggTGGAAAATGGGGATATTATTAGTACACATTATACTGGGACTGGTAGTGTTTTTTCTTCACAAATTAATGTAGGAAGGTCATCGTTAAGTACAAATATTGATCATGCAATTAAATCCATTGAAAgattttatcaaaataattttgaggATAATTTTAGACAAGAGTGCattgatataattttgtgCACCGggaaatatagtaaaaataagagAAGGCATTTTATCGGAGCGgatttgaattattttttaaattatagtaattttattacaaaggattcttttcttaatttgagaaataaaaatgttgatTCGCCTATGAATTATGTGCAATCTAGTGGCAATATGGATATAGGTAAACAGCAGAGAAAAGATGGTAAAGAATATTCGAATTATAAACAAGAAGAAACTTTAGGAAAAAACatcaaaatggaaaaattattaaaaaatgggaaTCGATTACTTGAATATAGTACCAATAGCAATGATTCGAATAGTAACGATTTTGCTGATAGCAGCAGTGGCATGAACGAACACACACAAAGGGAGGGATCCAACAGAAACATAGAGAAGAATaggggagaaaaaaaaagaaccaAAGAGAAACATTTGAGTAAGGTTAAAAAAACAGACAAGGATAAAATTCCAAGCGAGGAAGATGAAGCTGATGAATATGACAAggaggaagaagaagaatatGACGAAAATGAGGAGCAGGAggaggaagaggaagaaggGGAAAAGGATAAAGGTAATGATAGAGGTAAACATAAAGATAAACATAATAGCAGAGATATGCATAAAGATAAAGAGAAACTGAAGGAGGGGGAGAAAACTGCGTACAGtgataatgaaataaaatgtgTTAAGAAACAAATGAACAGAGATAAGACAGTCTGTAGCAATAAAAACGTGAGTGATCATATTATTGGACGAACAAGTAATAATGACAATATCGTAAATAATACCGTCGAaagtagtagcagtagctTAGATAatgtacagaaaaaaaaaaaaaaaaaaaaaaaaaaaaaaaatattaataaaaaagggaaagataaaaaaaacaaaggtGATTTGGTATATATGaaaagtttatataaaaagaaaagctaCATTTACAGTAtaagaaatagaaataaatatactgaTTACCTAAGTCATGATTTAATTAATCATTATTACATGGATTATGAAGATTCTAAAGTAATAcagaattacaaaaaaaagagaatgaCGAATACAGATTATGAAGAGAAAATTGTGAAATTATGGGTAGGTACATGGAATTTATGCGGTAGTGATTTATATGAACTGAATGATATATCCTCGTGgttaaatgaaattaatgaatacattgatatgtatgtattttgttttcaaGAAGTTGTTGAATTGACCGGATTTAGGATTTTAATGAACATGAAAgataaatttaaagaaaaaaaaatagagcaaaaaattattcaatcCTTGGCAGAAATCTCGCAGAAGCAGAAAGAAATGTACATTAAAAGTAAGGGACGTagtaacatattttttagaaaaaataacgAAGATAATGGTGCACATAATTATGTCGATAACAATGCCTCattgaaaagtaaaaatattggAGGAGTAACAAACACCTGTTTTTCATCAGCTCGAATtaatatgcataaaaatgAGGAAGTTAATGAAAGAATGAATAAGGATGACTACTATGAAAAATACCTGAAATGTTTTAATGAATCATACATGAGTGAGAATGTAGCACATTCCGTAAGGtgtgaaaaggaaaaagaaatagttAAGGAACGACGAAGAAGTACAGATAATAGTGTATCACTGGATATTTCGAAAAactgttttttaaataattatttcaataatttaaatgaagGTAACAACTCCTTTTATgatattcaaaataatgaaagaaaatCGTTTAACTTGAATATTTTGAGTAACAACAATTTGAgtaatcaaaaaaaagataatgataataacgatttactttttttaaatgaaaagtcCGAACAACATAATATTGAGATGGAAAATAActtttattgtaataatacatatgagCATATTGGTGAAGGTAATAACAACAACAGCATGTTAAAAGTGCTAAAGGATAAggagaataattttttcagtGACCATCATATAAAAAGCAATGATACTAATATAAgttcaaatataaatgaaatttttgaaaataataattcaagtaattcaaataaaaaggtaagtgattcattaaaaaataaaaacatttatagcTCACATGGAAATATAAGAAACTGGAATGATAGTGCCAATGTGAATATTTCAGATAGCCAAAATGTGCATAATATAGTGAATAATGAGGCGGAGAAGCATAAGGGGGGAGATCTATATTGCAGTGAGAAGGTtagtagtaacaataatgGTGCCAATAATATCGGTAATAAGGATGTTAGTAGAAGCCTGGGCAATTTTAACGTTACCAGTGTACAAAACGTTTTTGATGAAGACGGGGTTGGGATGAGGAAAAGATCCACGAAGAACCTAATTCACTTAAACAATGACGATGATGTTTTCCATAATAATAGGAGCTTcaataaagatataaaaagagGATGCAGTATGAATGAAAATGCGTTGGGTTCACATTCACAGGAGGAAGGAAAAAGTACACATAAACGTATTTAcgatagtaataaaaataatttcttctttgatgatgaaaaaaggcatttaaaagataaggatgtatttttaaagaatgcatcaaacaaatattttttgaatttcaAAAAGTTTAAATATGTGAAGTTAAAATCAGTTTCTATGATCGGATTatttataatcatttttattgatGAGGGAATGGTTGATCATATAAGAGAAATTGAAGTGTGTAAAGTAAAGGTAGGTTTAAAAGGTAATACTGGTAATAAAGGAAGTGTGTCTATAAAGTTTAGACTAGGTTTTAACTCTTTCTGTTTTAACAACATACATTTGGCATCAGGTCAAACAAACATCTTTGAAAGGAACAGTCAGATGCAAAGTATTTTGAATAATAGTTTCCAAAACcaagaattaaataatttatttaattttgacTACTTTTTTGCTTGTGGGgattttaattttagaattaataaaactCATGAAGAAGTATTTAAATCCATTGCAAATAAGAATGCTCATCAGTTATTAAATTATGACCAATTTATCTATAATAaattgtataatattttaccCTTTTGTCTTTTTTACGAGCATCCTATTATGTTTAACCcgacatataaatacaaaaaaaattcgaACTTGTACGACGTAAGAAGGACCCCCGCATG GTGTGACAGAGTACTGGTGAGCGgaaaattaatacatttgTCGGaattagagaaaaaaagaaaagagttTATTGCACAAGAAATTAAAGAACAGGCGGATGATGTAAAAAATGCGGATAggaatagtagtagtaataataataatagtaatagtaatagtaatagtagtaataataataataataataataataataataatagtaatagtaata AGAATAGCAGAAAGTATGAACGTATCAGAAAAAACATTGACAATGAGGAAATGCAtgatttttatcataatgaaaaaatatattttaaatatttaaattataaaactcacaacaattttttttcaagtgaTCATAAGCCGGTTAGTGCAATTATTgaattaaaagtattttttgataaaaaagacattgagtataaattaattaattcatatagTATGAGAACAAATGatgaatttaataatattgcaAAAAATTCAAGTAATACgagtaatagtagtaataataaaaacaacaaTTTGCTTGATTATTTCCTTCCGAATAATTATGGGATAAGCAAATACACTGCTTATCCAATCTcacaaattttaaattattcaaacAATTATAACGGGaaacttaaaaataacatgaatgaatattcattttatgaagattcaataaaaaacataGATAAGATAGATGATTATTCGTATTCAAAATGA